A window from Athalia rosae chromosome 5, iyAthRosa1.1, whole genome shotgun sequence encodes these proteins:
- the LOC105685779 gene encoding spondin-1 isoform X3: MVVREVRILLMLLAAVVIQVAGKCDRKPEDSLKPRSPLGGKFRIVVSEYNKTEYTSSYIPNTKYIVSLQGDKSGMISQKFGRFTLVAENRDDESADIGYFEIEDSSFTKFSDKCPNAVIEASKIPKEEVTVAWMSPMEDAGCILIRATVVESRETWYMDEGGLTVTLCQFSASEIDDPGPVLSTCCACDEAKYEVTFEGLWSRNTHPKDFPSNGWLTRFSDVIGASHTVDYRFWEYAEVASEGLKQVAERGATRMLESELKDESEHIRTIIKARGISYPNVTGRTFAVFRVDRKHHLMSLVSMIDPSPDWIVGVSGLELCLSNCSWIEHKELNLYPYDAGTDSGITYISPDSPTIPREPIRRITSTFPHDNRSPFYDESGIDMKPIAKLYLNRQRLYEKTCDDPQPVVGPTGGRPGHGKPGHTVRKACEVSGWSKFGECSRSCGRGHKLRQRHYIDPEAASASNCKRELTGRTKCNVERCPGHSTRPGLTAEMCELEEWTAWSSCTTTCGAGLKTRSRKYKNRKYRKYCMHNVHPLELEQTIECDENEPCSDDDPDAEEVSETTETAVDEDENEHENENNNNDNDSDNDNENENENDNENENENEHENENETEYIEEVTRSEEWLQKCPRERFTEWSMWSPCSSSCGPGVRLRSRLPNKSWSHMNDAEERDLEECKIEQASCEAEIPNCDFSEEIARSICSEPQVVGTCNGNILRVYFDSASNQCRWFGYTGCNGNRNNFPTEQDCNNVCSRYQTQVTEEPDLGGIPSGSQVIETTDEYSSDSIDCEFTEWGSWSPCRSDCKGYTYRNRTIIREAENGGRKCPTKLQQKKRCRKVPPCSTRRGMRRRSYNDSFYGSSEDPNPIDCEVSSWSPWSPCTATCGYSVRHRTRNIMVVPVGQEAKLCPSLVQFASCSSPACTETPNQ; the protein is encoded by the exons ATGGTCGTTCGCGAGGTGCGGATTTTACTAATGCTGCTCGCAGCAGTCGTCATCCAAGTTGCTGGAAAATGTGACCGGAAACCGGAGGATTCCCTAAAACCTCGATCACCCTTGGGAGGAAAGTTCCGAATTGTTGTCTCCGAATATAACAAGACTGAATACACGAGCTCCTATATACCGAACACGAAATATATCG TCAGCCTCCAGGGAGATAAATCTGGAATGATTTCACAAAAATTCGGGAGATTTACGCTAGTCGCTGAAAACAGAGATGACGAATCGGCTGATATCGGTTACTTTGAAATAGAAGATTCTAGTTTTACTAAATTCTCCGATAAGTGTCCAAACGCCGTAATCGAAGCctcgaaaattccgaaagaagaAGTTACCGTCGCTTGGATGAGCCCCATGGAAGACGCTGGGTGCATTTTGATCAG GGCAACCGTAGTAGAATCTCGGGAAACGTGGTACATGGATGAGGGTGGTTTGACTGTGACGCTGTGCCAGTTCTCAGCTTCTGAAATCGACGACCCAGGTCCCGTACTTTCAACGTGTTGCGCTTGTGACGAAGCAAAGTACGAGGTGACGTTTGAAGGTCTTTGGTCTCGAAACACGCACCCAAAG GACTTTCCCAGCAACGGATGGTTGACGAGATTTTCAGACGTAATCGGTGCTTCGCACACCGTGGATTACAGGTTTTGGGAATACGCGGAAGTAGCCAGCGAAGGACTGAAACAAGTCGCTGAACGGGGAGCTACAAGGATGCTTGAATCCGAATTGAAAGACGAG AGCGAACACATCAGGACTATTATAAAAGCCAGAGGAATTAGCTATCCCAATGTCACGGGAAGAACCTTTGCCGTTTTTCGCGTTGATAGAAAGCACCATCTCATGTCGCTCGTTTCTATGATCG ATCCCTCGCCGGACTGGATCGTCGGTGTTTCAGGACTCGAACTTTGCCTGTCAAACTGTTCCTGGATAGAACATAAGGAGTTGAATTTGTACCCTTACGACGCAGGAACAGACAGCGGAATTACTTACATC TCACCAGATTCTCCTACAATCCCAAGAGAACCTATTCGCCGAATAACTTCAACGTTTCCGCATGACAACCGATCACCGTTTTACGATGAAAGTGGCATCGATATGAAACCAATAGCAAAACTTTACCTCAACCGACAACGTCTCTATGAAAAAACCTGCGACGATCCGCAACCCGTTGTGGGTCCAACAGGTGGGCGTCCCGGACACGGCAAACCTGGTCATACTGTTCGTA AGGCATGCGAGGTGAGCGGCTGGAGTAAATTCGGCGAATGTTCACGGTCGTGCGGCCGAGGGCATAAACTTCGTCAAAGACATTATATAGACCCAGAAGCAGCTTCAGCGAGTAATTGCAAACGCGAATTAACTGGAAGAACAAAGTGCAACGTTGAACGCTG ccCTGGTCATTCCACGCGTCCTGGTCTGACCGCGGAAATGTGTGAGTTGGAGGAATGGACGGCGTGGTCATCGTGTACGACAACATGTGGTGCGGGTTTAAAAACACGTtcgcgaaaatacaaaaatcgaAAGTACAGAAAATACTGCATGCATAACGTGCATCCCTTAGAATTGGAACAAACCATTGAATGTGATGAAAATGAACCGTGCTCCGACGATGATCCCGATGCCGAGGAGGTAAGCGAAACTACCGAAACTGCTGTTGATGAAGACGAAAATGaacatgaaaatgaaaataataataatgataatgatagtgataatgataatgaaaatgaaaatgaaaatgataacgaaaatgaaaatgaaaatgaacacgaaaatgaaaatgaaactgaaTACATCGAGGAAGTGACGAGGTCAGAGGAATGGTTGCAG aaaTGTCCGCGAGAAAGATTTACCGAATGGTCAATGTGGTCCCCGTGCAGTTCAAGTTGCGGTCCAGGAGTCAGACTACGATCTAGACTTCCGAACAAATCCTGGAGTCACATGAACGACGCGGAAGAACGTGATCTTGAGGaatgtaaaattgaacaagCATCTTGCGAGGCAGAAATTCCAAACTGTGATTTTTCGGAGGAAATAGCGCGAA GCATTTGCAGCGAACCGCAAGTCGTTGGTACATGTAATGGAAATATTCTGCGCGTCTACTTTGACAGTGCGAGCAACCAATGCAGATGGTTCGGTTACACCGGCTGTAACGGAAACAGGAATAATTTTCCGACAGAACAGGACTGCAATAACGTCTGCAGTAGATATCAAA CACAAGTAACAGAGGAACCGGACCTTGGAGGGATCCCATCTGGTAGCCAAGTAATCGAAACTACGGATGAATATTCGAGCGATTCGATTGACTGCGAATTTACCGAATGGGGATCGTGGTCACCTTGCAGATCGGACTGCAAAGGCTACACGTATCGTAACAGAACGATTATT CGGGAAGCCGAAAACGGTGGTAGAAAGTGCCCAACCAAActgcaacagaaaaaaaggtgCCGGAAAGTACCACCTTGCT CCACCCGAAGGGGAATGCGGCGCAGAAGTTATAACGACTCATTCTATGGATCCAGTGAAGATCCGA ATCCCATTGATTGTGAGGTATCCTCCTGGTCACCTTGGTCGCCATGTACAGCAACGTGCGGATATTCCGTTCGCCACAGGACAAGAAATATAATGGTTGTACCAGTTGGACAAGAAGCGAAGCTGTGTCCTTCTCTCGTTCAATTTGCTTCATGTTCTTCGCCTGCATGCACCGAAACTCCGAATCAGTGA
- the LOC105685779 gene encoding spondin-1 isoform X4: MVSLQGDKSGMISQKFGRFTLVAENRDDESADIGYFEIEDSSFTKFSDKCPNAVIEASKIPKEEVTVAWMSPMEDAGCILIRATVVESRETWYMDEGGLTVTLCQFSASEIDDPGPVLSTCCACDEAKYEVTFEGLWSRNTHPKDFPSNGWLTRFSDVIGASHTVDYRFWEYAEVASEGLKQVAERGATRMLESELKDESEHIRTIIKARGISYPNVTGRTFAVFRVDRKHHLMSLVSMIDPSPDWIVGVSGLELCLSNCSWIEHKELNLYPYDAGTDSGITYISPDSPTIPREPIRRITSTFPHDNRSPFYDESGIDMKPIAKLYLNRQRLYEKTCDDPQPVVGPTGGRPGHGKPGHTVRKACEVSGWSKFGECSRSCGRGHKLRQRHYIDPEAASASNCKRELTGRTKCNVERCPGHSTRPGLTAEMCELEEWTAWSSCTTTCGAGLKTRSRKYKNRKYRKYCMHNVHPLELEQTIECDENEPCSDDDPDAEEVSETTETAVDEDENEHENENNNNDNDSDNDNENENENDNENENENEHENENETEYIEEVTRSEEWLQKCPRERFTEWSMWSPCSSSCGPGVRLRSRLPNKSWSHMNDAEERDLEECKIEQASCEAEIPNCDFSEEIARSICSEPQVVGTCNGNILRVYFDSASNQCRWFGYTGCNGNRNNFPTEQDCNNVCSRYQRELRANLSAVMKKFKVSLSSVLSYHIPTQEQRSGKTKRAKYAQVTEEPDLGGIPSGSQVIETTDEYSSDSIDCEFTEWGSWSPCRSDCKGYTYRNRTIIREAENGGRKCPTKLQQKKRCRKVPPCSTRRGMRRRSYNDSFYGSSEDPNPIDCEVSSWSPWSPCTATCGYSVRHRTRNIMVVPVGQEAKLCPSLVQFASCSSPACTETPNQ; encoded by the exons ATGG TCAGCCTCCAGGGAGATAAATCTGGAATGATTTCACAAAAATTCGGGAGATTTACGCTAGTCGCTGAAAACAGAGATGACGAATCGGCTGATATCGGTTACTTTGAAATAGAAGATTCTAGTTTTACTAAATTCTCCGATAAGTGTCCAAACGCCGTAATCGAAGCctcgaaaattccgaaagaagaAGTTACCGTCGCTTGGATGAGCCCCATGGAAGACGCTGGGTGCATTTTGATCAG GGCAACCGTAGTAGAATCTCGGGAAACGTGGTACATGGATGAGGGTGGTTTGACTGTGACGCTGTGCCAGTTCTCAGCTTCTGAAATCGACGACCCAGGTCCCGTACTTTCAACGTGTTGCGCTTGTGACGAAGCAAAGTACGAGGTGACGTTTGAAGGTCTTTGGTCTCGAAACACGCACCCAAAG GACTTTCCCAGCAACGGATGGTTGACGAGATTTTCAGACGTAATCGGTGCTTCGCACACCGTGGATTACAGGTTTTGGGAATACGCGGAAGTAGCCAGCGAAGGACTGAAACAAGTCGCTGAACGGGGAGCTACAAGGATGCTTGAATCCGAATTGAAAGACGAG AGCGAACACATCAGGACTATTATAAAAGCCAGAGGAATTAGCTATCCCAATGTCACGGGAAGAACCTTTGCCGTTTTTCGCGTTGATAGAAAGCACCATCTCATGTCGCTCGTTTCTATGATCG ATCCCTCGCCGGACTGGATCGTCGGTGTTTCAGGACTCGAACTTTGCCTGTCAAACTGTTCCTGGATAGAACATAAGGAGTTGAATTTGTACCCTTACGACGCAGGAACAGACAGCGGAATTACTTACATC TCACCAGATTCTCCTACAATCCCAAGAGAACCTATTCGCCGAATAACTTCAACGTTTCCGCATGACAACCGATCACCGTTTTACGATGAAAGTGGCATCGATATGAAACCAATAGCAAAACTTTACCTCAACCGACAACGTCTCTATGAAAAAACCTGCGACGATCCGCAACCCGTTGTGGGTCCAACAGGTGGGCGTCCCGGACACGGCAAACCTGGTCATACTGTTCGTA AGGCATGCGAGGTGAGCGGCTGGAGTAAATTCGGCGAATGTTCACGGTCGTGCGGCCGAGGGCATAAACTTCGTCAAAGACATTATATAGACCCAGAAGCAGCTTCAGCGAGTAATTGCAAACGCGAATTAACTGGAAGAACAAAGTGCAACGTTGAACGCTG ccCTGGTCATTCCACGCGTCCTGGTCTGACCGCGGAAATGTGTGAGTTGGAGGAATGGACGGCGTGGTCATCGTGTACGACAACATGTGGTGCGGGTTTAAAAACACGTtcgcgaaaatacaaaaatcgaAAGTACAGAAAATACTGCATGCATAACGTGCATCCCTTAGAATTGGAACAAACCATTGAATGTGATGAAAATGAACCGTGCTCCGACGATGATCCCGATGCCGAGGAGGTAAGCGAAACTACCGAAACTGCTGTTGATGAAGACGAAAATGaacatgaaaatgaaaataataataatgataatgatagtgataatgataatgaaaatgaaaatgaaaatgataacgaaaatgaaaatgaaaatgaacacgaaaatgaaaatgaaactgaaTACATCGAGGAAGTGACGAGGTCAGAGGAATGGTTGCAG aaaTGTCCGCGAGAAAGATTTACCGAATGGTCAATGTGGTCCCCGTGCAGTTCAAGTTGCGGTCCAGGAGTCAGACTACGATCTAGACTTCCGAACAAATCCTGGAGTCACATGAACGACGCGGAAGAACGTGATCTTGAGGaatgtaaaattgaacaagCATCTTGCGAGGCAGAAATTCCAAACTGTGATTTTTCGGAGGAAATAGCGCGAA GCATTTGCAGCGAACCGCAAGTCGTTGGTACATGTAATGGAAATATTCTGCGCGTCTACTTTGACAGTGCGAGCAACCAATGCAGATGGTTCGGTTACACCGGCTGTAACGGAAACAGGAATAATTTTCCGACAGAACAGGACTGCAATAACGTCTGCAGTAGATATCAAA GAGAACTTCGAGCGAATCTTTCGGCGGTAATGAAGAAATTTAAGGTCTCTCTTAGCAGCGTGCTCTCTTATCACATACCTACGCAAGAACAACGTAgcggaaaaaccaaaagagcTAAATACG CACAAGTAACAGAGGAACCGGACCTTGGAGGGATCCCATCTGGTAGCCAAGTAATCGAAACTACGGATGAATATTCGAGCGATTCGATTGACTGCGAATTTACCGAATGGGGATCGTGGTCACCTTGCAGATCGGACTGCAAAGGCTACACGTATCGTAACAGAACGATTATT CGGGAAGCCGAAAACGGTGGTAGAAAGTGCCCAACCAAActgcaacagaaaaaaaggtgCCGGAAAGTACCACCTTGCT CCACCCGAAGGGGAATGCGGCGCAGAAGTTATAACGACTCATTCTATGGATCCAGTGAAGATCCGA ATCCCATTGATTGTGAGGTATCCTCCTGGTCACCTTGGTCGCCATGTACAGCAACGTGCGGATATTCCGTTCGCCACAGGACAAGAAATATAATGGTTGTACCAGTTGGACAAGAAGCGAAGCTGTGTCCTTCTCTCGTTCAATTTGCTTCATGTTCTTCGCCTGCATGCACCGAAACTCCGAATCAGTGA